In Nymphaea colorata isolate Beijing-Zhang1983 chromosome 5, ASM883128v2, whole genome shotgun sequence, one genomic interval encodes:
- the LOC116255131 gene encoding uncharacterized protein LOC116255131, which produces MASSVPGGVSALPLRNFYESTSPKLLCVLPTASNPPVKGATLSFRSLSSSLRHPYMVRAASGLVVDEVAVENLPEAETGPESVEVGSDIAGVLPLPLSEDAERTFRCTNSPPLPPSFPKEKPTICKNFQDMLEQSPSKNSTPLELPDELSSSIESRRILLCAASLGFALLLMGLDENSKALALGPEGPLVEEFWDNVRRYGLYALTVSTGAIYTILEPIVELLKNPLSALLLILIIGGSGYLIYQVLSAMFGISDFSYDYAN; this is translated from the exons ATGGCATCCTCCGTCCCTGGGGGCGTCTCTGCCCTTCCACTCCGTAATTTCTATGAATCTACCAGCCCCAAATTGCTCTGCGTCCTACCCACAGCTTCCAATCCACCGGTCAAGGGAGCCACTCTCTCTTTCCGGTCTCTTTCCTCCTCACTGCGGCATCCCTATATGGTGCGTGCCGCTTCCGGCCTCGTTGTAGATGAAGTCGCCGTAGAAAATCTTCCTGAAGCTGAAACAGGGCCTGAATCGGTAGAG GTTGGGTCTGACATTGCTGGTGTCTTGCCACTACCTTTAAGCGAGGATGCTGAGAGG ACATTTAGGTGCACAAACAGCCCACCCCTTCCTCCAAGCTTCCCAAAGGAAAAGCCCACCATCTGCAAGAACTTCCAAGACATGTTGGAGCAATCTCCTTCCAAGAACAGTACTCCTCTGGAGCTTCCTGACGAACTATCATCGAGTATAGAATCAAGAAGAATTCTACTCTGTGCGGCCTCCCTTGGATTTGCTCTGCTTCTTATGGGCCTGGATGAGAACAGTAAGGCCCTAGCTCTGGGTCCAGAAGGTCCATTGGTGGAAGAATTTTGGGACAACGTGAGAAGGTATGGGTTGTATGCACTGACAGTCAGCACTGGGGCTATCTACACCATACTTGAACCCATAGTAGAGCTATTGAAGAACCCACTCTCTGCActtcttctcattctcattATAGGGGGTTCTGGTTATCTTATCTATCAGGTGCTTAGTGCCATGTTTGgtatatctgatttttcttaCGACTATGCCAACTGA